A DNA window from Salvelinus fontinalis isolate EN_2023a chromosome 28, ASM2944872v1, whole genome shotgun sequence contains the following coding sequences:
- the LOC129826081 gene encoding coiled-coil domain-containing protein 158-like isoform X6, whose protein sequence is MSSVSQNSIHKDSDLSIHKSSELFDGLLHEIPTTTSTNDTSTVPKRYKNLDELSEELNRRTKETQMLQEEVEHATKIAMEQMGCTFPSSSPSQINYFPIFMDGSSEENSEVLSPYRPSLIQPLTYDGDGLDLKVVRSGVTFPGKDVLENVIEDYSQQVSELQKQLSEMCAFHEQQKFKLRQSIIKLQTKLHEVQIEKDALTDLRMKESRKQADVMGKMHAIIRALQINKQTGDQRLLEAEEEAKSQSRKAESMERTLQEVHSTLLAYEKRCRNDLYTSHGALGVAVEKVLQDLEHENHNLRERYRLVEEQMETQEQKCQDKAEIRLKEQREKLEQLITRHDQEVAILTEKLSSSRSRASCLCVQVELLQKQGESQASVHQCQVKDLESAFSILRSDLLDGQRVHEDKVSALEKQLAEAQSQVEEAQRGRDGSLQQAEELDSQLCQLTSALRQAREELAHEKETKQLWERDTGHNVTSDGLRRELEERRLGVQQLEVLVGSLKDDCQAQMEAQVLGEKHQWEQQEELAVLRGELKLTTDQLNRARDEELRLQALQGDRDQALKRVQALLEERDRELQLRQQEAQQGRARLEEAQGHCQALRAETEVLRLKLEDREKMVDLLRLQMESTTQMTVQHGRSIDSLHDEKRRLSNQLSEHKLEIQQLRTDLEQREERLAVLEKERRVQQAGLSEQSHCDKELKLEKEKLTADLEMQRMQLVTLTEEHEELKRLHSSKSEEQEGVVVSLKAQLKTTRAEMDQARRTLEEADRHGLKVALGMQKQIKTKRDQVHSLQGRIQLLEETMDKMSQEKHYQSLESKRQVQELASVTEEKRQMAAELETVRSLERRLREKVAKLEATLHKVVWLYLMSGSVIDCQHFIQLQEQAFVRLKLQHAQDVKQEVQGQNLRVTGNAQRSSPTSPTARNALPSTQHRSNLLLELKSQRLLESPTMELRSLVKELRRVISENPGPHTSIIKRTSAQERAHRTTLNEVTNFFTNNAKTTKGPYSRPGLLFCFISALLHIVTSSHGTGPHVPCTLTPDY, encoded by the exons ATGTCATCTGTATCTCAAAATTCCATACATAAAGATAGTGATTTATCTATCCATAAATCGTCTGAATTGTTTGATGGATTATTGCACGAGATTCCAACAACAACAA GTACAAATGACACCAGTACTGTCCCTAAAAGGTACAAGAATCTGGATGAGTTGAG TGAGGAGCTCAACAGACGAACCAAGGAGACCCAAATGCTGCAAGAAGAGGTGGAACATGCAACTAAAATTGCCATGGAGCAAATGGGATGCACATTTCCCAGCAGCTCACCCTCACAAATAAATTACTTTCCCATTTTTATGG atgGTTCATCGGAGGAGAACTCAGAAGTGCTGTCTCCATACCGACCGTCTTTGATCCAGCCTCTTACATATGACGGAGATGGCCTGGATCTGAAGGTGGTCAGAAGTGGCGTAACCTTCCCTGGGAAAGATGTTTTGGAAAATGTAATAGAGGACTATTCTCAGCAGGTGTCGGAGCTCCAAAAGCAGCTGAGTGAG ATGTGTGCTTTTCATGAACAGCAGAAGTTCAAATTGCGTCAGTCCATCATCAAGCTACAGACAAAGTTGCATGAGGTCCAGATTGAGAAAGATGCCCTGACTGATCTAAG AATGAAAGAGAGCAGAAAACAGGCAGATGTAATGGGGAAAATGCATGCAATAATCAGAGCGCTGCAAATCAATaaacagacaggggaccagagGCTACTGGAGGCTGAGGAGGAAGCAAAGTCACAAAGCAGGAAAGCAGAGTCAATGGAGCGTACACTACAGGAGGTTCACTCCACACTGTTGGCTTATGAGAAACGGTGTAGAAACGATTTGTACACCAGCCATGGCGCACTGGGAGTTGCGGTGGAGAAAGTATTACAGGACTTGGAGCATGAGAATCACAATCTGAGAGAAAGATACCGGCTG GTGGAAGAGCAGATGGAGACTCAAGAACAGAAATGCCAAGATAAAGCAGAGATACGGTTGAAGGAGCAAAGGGAAAA ACTGGAGCAGCTTATTACTCGTCATGACCAGGAGGTGGCGATATTGACTGAGAAATTGAGCAGCTCCCGAAGCCGTGCCTCATGTTTGTGTGTCCAGGTGGAATTGTTACA AAAACAAGGTGAGAGTCAGGCTTCGGTGCACCAGTGTCAGGTCAAGGACTTGGAGTCAGCTTTCTCCATCCTGCGCTCCGATCTACTGGATGGCCAGCGGGTCCATGAAGACAAG GTGAGTGCTCTGGAGAAGCAGTTGGCTGAGGCCCAGTCTCAGGTGGAGGAggcccagagagggagagacggatcTCTCCAGCAGGCAGAGGAGCTGGACTCTCAGCTCTGCCAGCTCACG TCAGCGCTCCGGCAGGCTCGTGAGGAGTTGGCCCACGAGAAGGAGACCAAACAGCTGTGGGAGCGGGACACGGGCCACAATGTGACCAGCGACGGGCTGCGCAGGGAGCTGGAGGAGCGACGCCTGGGGGTGCAGCAGCTGGAAGTTCTGGTGGGATCTCTCAAAGACGACTGCCAGGCACAGATGGAGGCTCAG GTGTTGGGCGAGAAGCATCAATGGGAGCAGCAGGAGGAGCTGGCTGTGCTGCGAGGGGAGCTGAAACTGACCACAGACCAGCTGAACAGGGCCAGGGACGAGGAGCTGAGACTGCAGGCCCTACAGGGGGACCGGGACCAGGCGCTAAAGAGGGTCCAGgcgctgctggaggagagggacagggagctgCAGCTGAGGCAACAGGAGGCGCAGCAGGGCCGGGCCAGGCTGGAGGAGGCCCAGGGCCACTGCCAGGCCCTCAGGGCAGAGACTGAGGTGCTGAGGCTCAAGCTGGAGGACCGGGAGAAGATGGTGGACCTGCTGCGGCTGCAGATGGAGAGCACCACCCAGATGACGGTACAGCATGGACGTAGCATTGACTCCCTGCACGACGAGAAGAGGCGCCTCAGCAACCAGCTCAGTGAGCACAAGCTGGAGATCCAACAGCTAAGG ACAGACTTGGAGCAGCGTGAGGAGCGTTTGGCAGTGCTGGAGAAGGAGAGGCGAGTGCAGCAGGCTGGCCTGTCTGAACAGAGCCACTGTGACAAGGAGCTAAAGCTGGAGAAAGAGAAGCTCACCGCTGACCTAGAGATGCAACGCATGCAACTGGTCACCCTCACAG AGGAGCATGAGGAGTTGAAGAGGCTCCACAGCAGTAAGAGTGAGGAGCAGGAGGGTGTGGTGGTGAGTCTCAAAGCCCAGCTGAAGACCACCCGGGCTGAGATGGACCAGGCCAGGAGGACCCTAGAGGAGGCGGACAGACATG GCCTGAAGGTTGCCTTGGGAATGCAGAAGCAGATAAAAACTAAGCGAGACCAGGTCCACTCTCTCCAGGGCCGAATCCAACTACTGGAGGAAACCATGGACAAAATGAGCCAG GAAAAGCATTACCAGAGTCTGGAGAGTAAGCGGCAGGTCCAGGAGCTGGCCTCAGTcacagaggagaagagacagatggCAGCTGAGTTGGAGACCGTCCGTTCCCTAGAGAGACGGCTCAGGGAGAAAGTGGCCAAACTGGAGGCAACCCTACACAAGGTGGTGTGGCTCTACCTT ATGTCTGGGAGCGTTATTGACTGTCAACACTTCATCCAGTTGCAAGAGCAGGCGTTTGTGCGACTGAAGCTGCAGCATGCTCAGGATGTGAAG CAGGAGGTGCAGGGTCAAAACCTGCGAGTTACAGGGAATGCTCAGCGTTCTTCCCCTACAAGCCCAACAGCCCGGAATGCACTACCCTCAACCCAGCACCGCTCTAACCTCCTGCTAGAG TTGAAGTCTCAGCGGCTGCTTGAAAGCCCCACTATGGAGCTGCGTTCTCTAGTCAAAGAGCTGCGACGTGTGATTTCTGAGAACCCCGGACCACACACCAGCATTATCAAAAGGACGTCTGCTCAAGAGAGAGCGCACAGGACCACCCT CAATGAAGTCACCAATTTTTTTACAAACAATGCCAAAACGACAAAGGGGCCCTACAGCAG GCCAGGACTTCTCTTTTGTTTCATCTCTGCCTTGCTACACATCGTCACCTCGAGCCATGGCACTGGGCCGCACGTCCCCTGTACACTCACTCCTGACTACTGA
- the LOC129826081 gene encoding coiled-coil domain-containing protein 158-like isoform X2, whose translation MSSVSQNSIHKDSDLSIHKSSELFDGLLHEIPTTTSTNDTSTVPKRYKNLDELSEELNRRTKETQMLQEEVEHATKIAMEQMGCTFPSSSPSQINYFPIFMDGSSEENSEVLSPYRPSLIQPLTYDGDGLDLKVVRSGVTFPGKDVLENVIEDYSQQVSELQKQLSEMCAFHEQQKFKLRQSIIKLQTKLHEVQIEKDALTDLRMKESRKQADVMGKMHAIIRALQINKQTGDQRLLEAEEEAKSQSRKAESMERTLQEVHSTLLAYEKRCRNDLYTSHGALGVAVEKVLQDLEHENHNLRERYRLVEEQMETQEQKCQDKAEIRLKEQREKLEQLITRHDQEVAILTEKLSSSRSRASCLCVQVELLQKQGESQASVHQCQVKDLESAFSILRSDLLDGQRVHEDKVSALEKQLAEAQSQVEEAQRGRDGSLQQAEELDSQLCQLTSALRQAREELAHEKETKQLWERDTGHNVTSDGLRRELEERRLGVQQLEVLVGSLKDDCQAQMEAQVLGEKHQWEQQEELAVLRGELKLTTDQLNRARDEELRLQALQGDRDQALKRVQALLEERDRELQLRQQEAQQGRARLEEAQGHCQALRAETEVLRLKLEDREKMVDLLRLQMESTTQMTVQHGRSIDSLHDEKRRLSNQLSEHKLEIQQLRTDLEQREERLAVLEKERRVQQAGLSEQSHCDKELKLEKEKLTADLEMQRMQLVTLTEEHEELKRLHSSKSEEQEGVVVSLKAQLKTTRAEMDQARRTLEEADRHGLKVALGMQKQIKTKRDQVHSLQGRIQLLEETMDKMSQEKHYQSLESKRQVQELASVTEEKRQMAAELETVRSLERRLREKVAKLEATLHKVVWLYLMSGSVIDCQHFIQLQEQAFVRLKLQHAQDVKEVQGQNLRVTGNAQRSSPTSPTARNALPSTQHRSNLLLELKSQRLLESPTMELRSLVKELRRVISENPGPHTSIIKRTSAQERAHRTTLNEVTNFFTNNAKTTKGPYSSGVPHLLRTTDLDERNLNSTFSSESQDFSFVSSLPCYTSSPRAMALGRTSPVHSLLTTDHSPTDLQPSRPQAGSPLADMCTLANPQAELTGHTCKHLQGKLDSLQNMVDDLQMKNQDMSSMIKGQERRLMFKDKGRLYNKQGSG comes from the exons ATGTCATCTGTATCTCAAAATTCCATACATAAAGATAGTGATTTATCTATCCATAAATCGTCTGAATTGTTTGATGGATTATTGCACGAGATTCCAACAACAACAA GTACAAATGACACCAGTACTGTCCCTAAAAGGTACAAGAATCTGGATGAGTTGAG TGAGGAGCTCAACAGACGAACCAAGGAGACCCAAATGCTGCAAGAAGAGGTGGAACATGCAACTAAAATTGCCATGGAGCAAATGGGATGCACATTTCCCAGCAGCTCACCCTCACAAATAAATTACTTTCCCATTTTTATGG atgGTTCATCGGAGGAGAACTCAGAAGTGCTGTCTCCATACCGACCGTCTTTGATCCAGCCTCTTACATATGACGGAGATGGCCTGGATCTGAAGGTGGTCAGAAGTGGCGTAACCTTCCCTGGGAAAGATGTTTTGGAAAATGTAATAGAGGACTATTCTCAGCAGGTGTCGGAGCTCCAAAAGCAGCTGAGTGAG ATGTGTGCTTTTCATGAACAGCAGAAGTTCAAATTGCGTCAGTCCATCATCAAGCTACAGACAAAGTTGCATGAGGTCCAGATTGAGAAAGATGCCCTGACTGATCTAAG AATGAAAGAGAGCAGAAAACAGGCAGATGTAATGGGGAAAATGCATGCAATAATCAGAGCGCTGCAAATCAATaaacagacaggggaccagagGCTACTGGAGGCTGAGGAGGAAGCAAAGTCACAAAGCAGGAAAGCAGAGTCAATGGAGCGTACACTACAGGAGGTTCACTCCACACTGTTGGCTTATGAGAAACGGTGTAGAAACGATTTGTACACCAGCCATGGCGCACTGGGAGTTGCGGTGGAGAAAGTATTACAGGACTTGGAGCATGAGAATCACAATCTGAGAGAAAGATACCGGCTG GTGGAAGAGCAGATGGAGACTCAAGAACAGAAATGCCAAGATAAAGCAGAGATACGGTTGAAGGAGCAAAGGGAAAA ACTGGAGCAGCTTATTACTCGTCATGACCAGGAGGTGGCGATATTGACTGAGAAATTGAGCAGCTCCCGAAGCCGTGCCTCATGTTTGTGTGTCCAGGTGGAATTGTTACA AAAACAAGGTGAGAGTCAGGCTTCGGTGCACCAGTGTCAGGTCAAGGACTTGGAGTCAGCTTTCTCCATCCTGCGCTCCGATCTACTGGATGGCCAGCGGGTCCATGAAGACAAG GTGAGTGCTCTGGAGAAGCAGTTGGCTGAGGCCCAGTCTCAGGTGGAGGAggcccagagagggagagacggatcTCTCCAGCAGGCAGAGGAGCTGGACTCTCAGCTCTGCCAGCTCACG TCAGCGCTCCGGCAGGCTCGTGAGGAGTTGGCCCACGAGAAGGAGACCAAACAGCTGTGGGAGCGGGACACGGGCCACAATGTGACCAGCGACGGGCTGCGCAGGGAGCTGGAGGAGCGACGCCTGGGGGTGCAGCAGCTGGAAGTTCTGGTGGGATCTCTCAAAGACGACTGCCAGGCACAGATGGAGGCTCAG GTGTTGGGCGAGAAGCATCAATGGGAGCAGCAGGAGGAGCTGGCTGTGCTGCGAGGGGAGCTGAAACTGACCACAGACCAGCTGAACAGGGCCAGGGACGAGGAGCTGAGACTGCAGGCCCTACAGGGGGACCGGGACCAGGCGCTAAAGAGGGTCCAGgcgctgctggaggagagggacagggagctgCAGCTGAGGCAACAGGAGGCGCAGCAGGGCCGGGCCAGGCTGGAGGAGGCCCAGGGCCACTGCCAGGCCCTCAGGGCAGAGACTGAGGTGCTGAGGCTCAAGCTGGAGGACCGGGAGAAGATGGTGGACCTGCTGCGGCTGCAGATGGAGAGCACCACCCAGATGACGGTACAGCATGGACGTAGCATTGACTCCCTGCACGACGAGAAGAGGCGCCTCAGCAACCAGCTCAGTGAGCACAAGCTGGAGATCCAACAGCTAAGG ACAGACTTGGAGCAGCGTGAGGAGCGTTTGGCAGTGCTGGAGAAGGAGAGGCGAGTGCAGCAGGCTGGCCTGTCTGAACAGAGCCACTGTGACAAGGAGCTAAAGCTGGAGAAAGAGAAGCTCACCGCTGACCTAGAGATGCAACGCATGCAACTGGTCACCCTCACAG AGGAGCATGAGGAGTTGAAGAGGCTCCACAGCAGTAAGAGTGAGGAGCAGGAGGGTGTGGTGGTGAGTCTCAAAGCCCAGCTGAAGACCACCCGGGCTGAGATGGACCAGGCCAGGAGGACCCTAGAGGAGGCGGACAGACATG GCCTGAAGGTTGCCTTGGGAATGCAGAAGCAGATAAAAACTAAGCGAGACCAGGTCCACTCTCTCCAGGGCCGAATCCAACTACTGGAGGAAACCATGGACAAAATGAGCCAG GAAAAGCATTACCAGAGTCTGGAGAGTAAGCGGCAGGTCCAGGAGCTGGCCTCAGTcacagaggagaagagacagatggCAGCTGAGTTGGAGACCGTCCGTTCCCTAGAGAGACGGCTCAGGGAGAAAGTGGCCAAACTGGAGGCAACCCTACACAAGGTGGTGTGGCTCTACCTT ATGTCTGGGAGCGTTATTGACTGTCAACACTTCATCCAGTTGCAAGAGCAGGCGTTTGTGCGACTGAAGCTGCAGCATGCTCAGGATGTGAAG GAGGTGCAGGGTCAAAACCTGCGAGTTACAGGGAATGCTCAGCGTTCTTCCCCTACAAGCCCAACAGCCCGGAATGCACTACCCTCAACCCAGCACCGCTCTAACCTCCTGCTAGAG TTGAAGTCTCAGCGGCTGCTTGAAAGCCCCACTATGGAGCTGCGTTCTCTAGTCAAAGAGCTGCGACGTGTGATTTCTGAGAACCCCGGACCACACACCAGCATTATCAAAAGGACGTCTGCTCAAGAGAGAGCGCACAGGACCACCCT CAATGAAGTCACCAATTTTTTTACAAACAATGCCAAAACGACAAAGGGGCCCTACAGCAG TGGTGTGCCTCACCTCCTTAGGACAACTGATCTGGATGAGCGGAATTTAAACAGCACCTTCTCAAGCGAGA GCCAGGACTTCTCTTTTGTTTCATCTCTGCCTTGCTACACATCGTCACCTCGAGCCATGGCACTGGGCCGCACGTCCCCTGTACACTCACTCCTGACTACTGACCACAGCCCCACGGATCTACAACCGAGCAGGCCTCAGGCAGGAAGCCCTCTTGCAGACATGTGCACCT TGGCCAATCCGCAGGCTGAGTTGACAGGACACACATGCAAGCACTTGCAAGGAAAACTGGACAGCCTTCAAAACATGGTGGATGACTTGCAGATGAAGAACCAAG aTATGTCCTCTATGATAAAGGGTCAGGAGAGGAGGTTGATGTTCAAAGACAAAGGGAGGCTTTATAACAAGCAAGGCTCTGGGTGA
- the LOC129826081 gene encoding coiled-coil domain-containing protein 158-like isoform X3: MSSVSQNSIHKDSDLSIHKSSELFDGLLHEIPTTTSTNDTSTVPKRYKNLDELSEELNRRTKETQMLQEEVEHATKIAMEQMGCTFPSSSPSQINYFPIFMDGSSEENSEVLSPYRPSLIQPLTYDGDGLDLKVVRSGVTFPGKDVLENVIEDYSQQVSELQKQLSEMCAFHEQQKFKLRQSIIKLQTKLHEVQIEKDALTDLRMKESRKQADVMGKMHAIIRALQINKQTGDQRLLEAEEEAKSQSRKAESMERTLQEVHSTLLAYEKRCRNDLYTSHGALGVAVEKVLQDLEHENHNLRERYRLVEEQMETQEQKCQDKAEIRLKEQREKLEQLITRHDQEVAILTEKLSSSRSRASCLCVQVELLQKQGESQASVHQCQVKDLESAFSILRSDLLDGQRVHEDKVSALEKQLAEAQSQVEEAQRGRDGSLQQAEELDSQLCQLTSALRQAREELAHEKETKQLWERDTGHNVTSDGLRRELEERRLGVQQLEVLVGSLKDDCQAQMEAQVLGEKHQWEQQEELAVLRGELKLTTDQLNRARDEELRLQALQGDRDQALKRVQALLEERDRELQLRQQEAQQGRARLEEAQGHCQALRAETEVLRLKLEDREKMVDLLRLQMESTTQMTVQHGRSIDSLHDEKRRLSNQLSEHKLEIQQLRTDLEQREERLAVLEKERRVQQAGLSEQSHCDKELKLEKEKLTADLEMQRMQLVTLTEEHEELKRLHSSKSEEQEGVVVSLKAQLKTTRAEMDQARRTLEEADRHGLKVALGMQKQIKTKRDQVHSLQGRIQLLEETMDKMSQEKHYQSLESKRQVQELASVTEEKRQMAAELETVRSLERRLREKVAKLEATLHKMSGSVIDCQHFIQLQEQAFVRLKLQHAQDVKQEVQGQNLRVTGNAQRSSPTSPTARNALPSTQHRSNLLLELKSQRLLESPTMELRSLVKELRRVISENPGPHTSIIKRTSAQERAHRTTLNEVTNFFTNNAKTTKGPYSSGVPHLLRTTDLDERNLNSTFSSESQDFSFVSSLPCYTSSPRAMALGRTSPVHSLLTTDHSPTDLQPSRPQAGSPLADMCTLANPQAELTGHTCKHLQGKLDSLQNMVDDLQMKNQDMSSMIKGQERRLMFKDKGRLYNKQGSG, from the exons ATGTCATCTGTATCTCAAAATTCCATACATAAAGATAGTGATTTATCTATCCATAAATCGTCTGAATTGTTTGATGGATTATTGCACGAGATTCCAACAACAACAA GTACAAATGACACCAGTACTGTCCCTAAAAGGTACAAGAATCTGGATGAGTTGAG TGAGGAGCTCAACAGACGAACCAAGGAGACCCAAATGCTGCAAGAAGAGGTGGAACATGCAACTAAAATTGCCATGGAGCAAATGGGATGCACATTTCCCAGCAGCTCACCCTCACAAATAAATTACTTTCCCATTTTTATGG atgGTTCATCGGAGGAGAACTCAGAAGTGCTGTCTCCATACCGACCGTCTTTGATCCAGCCTCTTACATATGACGGAGATGGCCTGGATCTGAAGGTGGTCAGAAGTGGCGTAACCTTCCCTGGGAAAGATGTTTTGGAAAATGTAATAGAGGACTATTCTCAGCAGGTGTCGGAGCTCCAAAAGCAGCTGAGTGAG ATGTGTGCTTTTCATGAACAGCAGAAGTTCAAATTGCGTCAGTCCATCATCAAGCTACAGACAAAGTTGCATGAGGTCCAGATTGAGAAAGATGCCCTGACTGATCTAAG AATGAAAGAGAGCAGAAAACAGGCAGATGTAATGGGGAAAATGCATGCAATAATCAGAGCGCTGCAAATCAATaaacagacaggggaccagagGCTACTGGAGGCTGAGGAGGAAGCAAAGTCACAAAGCAGGAAAGCAGAGTCAATGGAGCGTACACTACAGGAGGTTCACTCCACACTGTTGGCTTATGAGAAACGGTGTAGAAACGATTTGTACACCAGCCATGGCGCACTGGGAGTTGCGGTGGAGAAAGTATTACAGGACTTGGAGCATGAGAATCACAATCTGAGAGAAAGATACCGGCTG GTGGAAGAGCAGATGGAGACTCAAGAACAGAAATGCCAAGATAAAGCAGAGATACGGTTGAAGGAGCAAAGGGAAAA ACTGGAGCAGCTTATTACTCGTCATGACCAGGAGGTGGCGATATTGACTGAGAAATTGAGCAGCTCCCGAAGCCGTGCCTCATGTTTGTGTGTCCAGGTGGAATTGTTACA AAAACAAGGTGAGAGTCAGGCTTCGGTGCACCAGTGTCAGGTCAAGGACTTGGAGTCAGCTTTCTCCATCCTGCGCTCCGATCTACTGGATGGCCAGCGGGTCCATGAAGACAAG GTGAGTGCTCTGGAGAAGCAGTTGGCTGAGGCCCAGTCTCAGGTGGAGGAggcccagagagggagagacggatcTCTCCAGCAGGCAGAGGAGCTGGACTCTCAGCTCTGCCAGCTCACG TCAGCGCTCCGGCAGGCTCGTGAGGAGTTGGCCCACGAGAAGGAGACCAAACAGCTGTGGGAGCGGGACACGGGCCACAATGTGACCAGCGACGGGCTGCGCAGGGAGCTGGAGGAGCGACGCCTGGGGGTGCAGCAGCTGGAAGTTCTGGTGGGATCTCTCAAAGACGACTGCCAGGCACAGATGGAGGCTCAG GTGTTGGGCGAGAAGCATCAATGGGAGCAGCAGGAGGAGCTGGCTGTGCTGCGAGGGGAGCTGAAACTGACCACAGACCAGCTGAACAGGGCCAGGGACGAGGAGCTGAGACTGCAGGCCCTACAGGGGGACCGGGACCAGGCGCTAAAGAGGGTCCAGgcgctgctggaggagagggacagggagctgCAGCTGAGGCAACAGGAGGCGCAGCAGGGCCGGGCCAGGCTGGAGGAGGCCCAGGGCCACTGCCAGGCCCTCAGGGCAGAGACTGAGGTGCTGAGGCTCAAGCTGGAGGACCGGGAGAAGATGGTGGACCTGCTGCGGCTGCAGATGGAGAGCACCACCCAGATGACGGTACAGCATGGACGTAGCATTGACTCCCTGCACGACGAGAAGAGGCGCCTCAGCAACCAGCTCAGTGAGCACAAGCTGGAGATCCAACAGCTAAGG ACAGACTTGGAGCAGCGTGAGGAGCGTTTGGCAGTGCTGGAGAAGGAGAGGCGAGTGCAGCAGGCTGGCCTGTCTGAACAGAGCCACTGTGACAAGGAGCTAAAGCTGGAGAAAGAGAAGCTCACCGCTGACCTAGAGATGCAACGCATGCAACTGGTCACCCTCACAG AGGAGCATGAGGAGTTGAAGAGGCTCCACAGCAGTAAGAGTGAGGAGCAGGAGGGTGTGGTGGTGAGTCTCAAAGCCCAGCTGAAGACCACCCGGGCTGAGATGGACCAGGCCAGGAGGACCCTAGAGGAGGCGGACAGACATG GCCTGAAGGTTGCCTTGGGAATGCAGAAGCAGATAAAAACTAAGCGAGACCAGGTCCACTCTCTCCAGGGCCGAATCCAACTACTGGAGGAAACCATGGACAAAATGAGCCAG GAAAAGCATTACCAGAGTCTGGAGAGTAAGCGGCAGGTCCAGGAGCTGGCCTCAGTcacagaggagaagagacagatggCAGCTGAGTTGGAGACCGTCCGTTCCCTAGAGAGACGGCTCAGGGAGAAAGTGGCCAAACTGGAGGCAACCCTACACAAG ATGTCTGGGAGCGTTATTGACTGTCAACACTTCATCCAGTTGCAAGAGCAGGCGTTTGTGCGACTGAAGCTGCAGCATGCTCAGGATGTGAAG CAGGAGGTGCAGGGTCAAAACCTGCGAGTTACAGGGAATGCTCAGCGTTCTTCCCCTACAAGCCCAACAGCCCGGAATGCACTACCCTCAACCCAGCACCGCTCTAACCTCCTGCTAGAG TTGAAGTCTCAGCGGCTGCTTGAAAGCCCCACTATGGAGCTGCGTTCTCTAGTCAAAGAGCTGCGACGTGTGATTTCTGAGAACCCCGGACCACACACCAGCATTATCAAAAGGACGTCTGCTCAAGAGAGAGCGCACAGGACCACCCT CAATGAAGTCACCAATTTTTTTACAAACAATGCCAAAACGACAAAGGGGCCCTACAGCAG TGGTGTGCCTCACCTCCTTAGGACAACTGATCTGGATGAGCGGAATTTAAACAGCACCTTCTCAAGCGAGA GCCAGGACTTCTCTTTTGTTTCATCTCTGCCTTGCTACACATCGTCACCTCGAGCCATGGCACTGGGCCGCACGTCCCCTGTACACTCACTCCTGACTACTGACCACAGCCCCACGGATCTACAACCGAGCAGGCCTCAGGCAGGAAGCCCTCTTGCAGACATGTGCACCT TGGCCAATCCGCAGGCTGAGTTGACAGGACACACATGCAAGCACTTGCAAGGAAAACTGGACAGCCTTCAAAACATGGTGGATGACTTGCAGATGAAGAACCAAG aTATGTCCTCTATGATAAAGGGTCAGGAGAGGAGGTTGATGTTCAAAGACAAAGGGAGGCTTTATAACAAGCAAGGCTCTGGGTGA